A region of the Festucalex cinctus isolate MCC-2025b chromosome 8, RoL_Fcin_1.0, whole genome shotgun sequence genome:
gcattttttgtttttatttcatgaacaaaacatgttttttgagttttactttatttattaactAAGATAACCTTGTGCACAAAGCATATTTTCAGAAAAGAACACGATGAAATAATCTACAATGCAATTACAGTCGAACAATCACCGAAAGTTTAGATCTCAAGAATGTGCCTGAAGGTATGTATGATATGATACAATGAAtgtttaaattgtgtaaatatAAAGAACATAATTTGTGTTATGAAATATTCCACATTTACAGTACTTAGGTCTTACGTCATCTGAGTGGTTCCAATTGACAAAGACCACAGTGACAAATTACGCTTTAGAAAAGTCATCTAAAGATAACTACAAAGCCTGAGGCATCTGATTTTTGCAATCTAGCCTGCAAAAACGCAAGCAGGCGCATTGCAACTTGCAAATCCTGAGTTGTGGTTTTCTTGATGAGGCATTTTCTGTTGCCTTTCCTGTCTTGTTGTTACTCTCGCTTTTACTCATTCTTTCACTTGTGAACAGACACTTGCGGAGGTGTCATGAACGCCGTCTTCCTCAAATCGTGAACGCAAACAACGGCATTACAAAAACATTGCAAGTCCTGCAGACTGACCTAGTTGTCTGCGGACCAAAAATATTCGTTATCTTCCCTGTGGGCACAGTAAAAGGGAAGTAGATATGCAAATAAGAACAGACAAACCAGTGTCAAACAACGCTGCAGTGTGTCTATTTAATGTTTTGTGCAGACTGGCTCAGTGGTACAAAGTCTAATAACGTCCAACgccgttattattattttatgttgaaCTTCTGTTCTTGAATCCTTTAAGAATGTACTTTTAACAACAAACGAAATGtggtaaagaaataaaacattgaCACCTGGTGGACACTAAAATAACTGCAAATATTCTAATTCATCCTTTTCTTTTAGTGGATATGCCTTGTAACGATGAACAGTGTAGAAAATGCGTTTGAAACGTAGATTTAAAGTGgcagtcaaccttaaacatttcttgacaataatatgttatacgtGACCTCACtcatctaaacatgacattctgattaatattgcatttgtggaagaagagttatgaagcaaaaatccagacatttttatccatctcagggggcggccattttgtcacttgctgtcaatgtTTCtcggggctcaggcaacgaccaatcacagctcacctgtttgctgaagctgcactgtgattgattgattgatacctgagcaacattgacgtcatcttcagtcgacagcaagtggcaaaatggccgcgccctgagatggataaaaacggcgagattttgctgcgtaactcatattccactaacgcaatattaaccagaataccatatttagaccagtggggctgcatataagATACAATTCCACCACCAAAAATGGATTGACTTCGAATTTAAATGCTAAACTTGCTCAATCCTGTTTGCAGTGAATGACATCATTCGAAGAGACCTGCGAGACCATCACAGTGACGCTGGAGGCTTGCTGCATTAAAGACTCTaaagacaacaacaactcaGGATCACGACATAATCGGGGAAATAAGCTCATCACCTACATCGTCAACTTTTGCATTGAATTCTTTATGTTGTCGTCAGTGATTTTTTAAGTCAAGCTTTTTCAAGTAGTACCTTTCATGTGGTTGtgattatgtgtgtgtgtgtgtgtgtattatgtaTAAAAGGAGTAGTATAAAAGAAGTAGCATTGTCAAATCTGAGGCCAAGGTCCTCAGTCAGATAAAGGGTCGGGTTCCCTATCCAGGTCCAGGATTATGACAAATACATCAAATGACAAATGTCATAACGGATGGAGATGACATCTAGTTACAATTGTGCAACTTTTGAGCACAACTGGAAATGTATAAAGGCTGAATGTCGCTTCATGACGCAAAAAATGCTCTGaattgtcaccaaaattcacatgcaaataaatctctactcatgtcaacttggagggatacttgactcattgagccatttttagcagtaaaaagttagttttgtccagaataaatttgataccttccttatttttcatgtacaattaatacctttaaaaaaaaaaaatgttccacttCCTGTAGACTGAAGATgagatcacctgtgctgaggaaatcagtaacagccaatcatgtctcacctgtttcctgggtttggtcagcaaactgagccatgattattcaaattagtttttaaagctatgtattgttcatgaaaaataatagttattaattataaacaaaatatattatgttgaaaatggttcaattagTTAAGTATCTCATTcaacttgtgaaaataaaacaattgtcaCAGTATTTTGGATCGCGACAGGATTGCCTCACATGCATCACCGGCCAAACTGGCTTGTAAAATGTTATCAACATCCGccaaaattaattttaactcCCCTTTTTAGCGGGTTGGTTGATATTAATTTAGAACCCAGGTTGTAGGATTTGTTAAATGTGCGTTATTATTCAACAAAGCATGAAATAAACAATACTCACAGCCCACCGTTAGAGGACGACATTTGCAAACTCAGCGACAACCACGCAGTCTGCTAACTCGGAACAGGAAATACGAAAACGTCACTTCCTGTAAAAGGATTTGTTTTACTTTCATCTGTGGGTCAGCTTTTCTCAAAATTGCTACTTGTTCTACGAGTTTTATATCTCCAAAGTGTGCATCCGCGATCTATTTGGAATAAAGAACGATATTCCAGTTCTGGTAAGTAAGttttaatttgtgtttgtgtcgcATCGTGCCTTGGAAACGCAGCATCTTGGTGTTTTGCTGCGTTCAGGAGACAGTTAGCGGCGTCGTAAACGAGCAATAACCTTTAAGCTGAATGTACATTTtgccattagtgtgtattttgAGCTTATATTGTGCGGTAATTAGCTCAGAAATGTAGTCCGACTGTTTTTGTTTAACACCACTCAATTGTGCCACTTCAGTCATCGCATCCAGCGTCTGTTGTGTCTTAAACCAATTTTTATCCTTAATAAGTCAAGTTATCTTCATAGTGCTTTAAAACAGCCGtcgctgtcacaaagcgctttagaTAAGCACATAGAATAAACACAACATGAATCATTAACAGTAATtcaatcacaacaacaacaaaaaatacattttttcccccattcctATACGctttgatcagagacgtgatcgCGTCACGCATGACGCCACATACGTCTGCTACAAGCCAAGTTTGCTACAAGCTAGGTAGTAATATTttacaaacatgacaaaaactaaACATGACTGActcctgcacacacacacacacgtgtaaCTAACTTACATGCATTTTTAGTAGAGTCCTGTTAATTTTCCAGTCTGTGAGAGACCCAAAAGTTGTTCCTGTGTTCCTCAGGTTCGGGAAGGCAGCAAACATGTCTGCAGAAATGGACCTGTCTCCCCCACAAGTTCCTGAACCAACTTTTTTCGAGAGTCTCCTGCGCTATGGCCTCTTTCTTGGAGCCATCTTCCAGCTTATCTGCATCCTGGCAATCATTGTGCCCGCCTCCAAAGGGCACGAAAAGGTAAGAACCTGTGTTATAGCAACATTGATTTCTTTATGATGGATCATCACTATTCTTTCAATAGTGCTTCCACTAAATATTGGTGTTTATCCTAAGCTGATTTTACTTCTATCAGTCATTACAGTTAACTCTTTCCCATATGTGTACGTAATGTTTTATATCGTCTTTTTTTAAAGGGCAGAATGCAATGTATTGTTTTAGTTCTATTTTTAGACTACATCAGCAGATAAACTGATTTCTGCCTGCTGTCTTTGGCTGGTGGAACAATGAACGACTGCGCTGATTCAACACAAAATGAAGCAATTACAGCAGAGTCTCCAAAATTGAACATAATCTGATCTTGGATGCCCGTCATTGGGAATTAAGTAATTTGAATGAATTGGTTCTACAGTTAAGCTGGAACAAAAccacaaactatttttttgtaatacagtaCAGTGATACAGTGACTTACAAATGGCCAAACTTACACGTTTTTCAAGGTACAAGATGTCgctcaaaagtttttttttttttttttttttttttttgctgtggaaCAGATTCCAAGCATgtccattcatttcaaatgaTTTGAGATTTGTGTTTTTAGTTACAAGCATACTTACGGAAAAAGTAACTGGCAAGTCGAAATAAACTTGTTGTTTCTTATGAAATcctgttttatttctgttttttttgtaacatattTCCTCTGTGTGCGTAGGAGGAGTCTGAGTCCACCAACGGCAAGACAGCAGATCCTGCGAAGAAAGCCAAAGGAGCGGTGCCCCTAATGAGACCAAAATCCAAGAAGGAGAGCAAAAAGAAGCGATAGCTGAGCGTTGTGGCAGAATTTTGTGTCTCTTGGTTTACTCACTAATGCTCTTCAAAGCCACTACAAGAAGATGAAACACTGCAGTTACCCGTATTGACATTCCGTTTCATCTGTATTTAACCACaatatttcagtattttttttatgactgcaattcattttttttaaaataaaccagGCGATTAAATGCAGAGTCAAtcctagtatttttttttaaattatgaaattgcCCACTTTACTGCAGTTCGATGATGTAATAAACGGACGTTTTGAAATAGCTGTTTCTCAATACAGGTGACACACTGAGAAGTGTAAGAAAATCCTCGTTGAGTACAATCTGGCCTCTTGGAGGGCATCGCAGTGGACTAGTAGTTAGCAAAGTGCCTTGATCTTCTGGTGACGGATCGATAACCGTTCCCACCCTCACTTTGTGCCACGATGCTAGGTGGCTATGTTTTAGTATTACTGACATCAAGATTTTTAAGGGCTCATGAAATCCaacatctaataataataatagattttagaaatattgttttttggaaaGGGAGGCCACATTTGTAGGAGCCTTCGACCGAAAGCAACCTGGGGTGTTACGACGTCATCAGCCCTCAAATGGAATTGCGACACAGCTATTGACTCATTTTGGATGGCATGACTTCCTGATTAGCTTTAGCATAGTTGCAACAGGGGATTAGTTCGTTTTAGAGCAGGCaagctatttttttgtgtgaaaatggGTTTTTCCTGCATTTGACCAATCCATGGCATTGTGGAATGTAATTTGTGGATTAAATATCTTTGGAATGGTTTTATTTGTAGAATTGAATGGCGGTGATTAAATGCTATCAGAAAGGTTGCTTTGCAGTTTTGAGCGAACTAATAATTCAAATTGGATCACTGATGAGAAGGTTAGAAAATAATTTCCAAGGCATTATATGGGTTATAGGGTAGTTTGACGAGATGGAAGCCTTATCTtacgaagaaaaaaacaaaagcctggCTACATTTTGCGAAAACATCCAAATGCatgtggggaaaaaatttgTTGAATTGTGTCTGATGAAACCAAGATTGAAGTTTTAGGCTACAGGGTATCTCTGGCACAATCACAACACAGCTAATcacaaaaagaacacaatacCTACAGTTGCATGTGGTGGGGGCAGCATCAGAGTTggggtttgtttttctttggctGCAACTGGGGCCTTAGTCAACGTAGAGGGAATTGGAACAAATACCAGCCAGTATTAACATAAAAACCTTCAGGCTTCTTCTAgaaagcaaaacaacaacaaaaaaatgtcagggaaAGCCAACCATAACATCTGAAATTAGTCTGTGATAAATCAGAGGCACTTTTTGTGGTGGCAGGTGTGtactgactcccatttaatgtGAGTTTGACTGGTTTATTATGAACACTCAAACTTTCATTACAAAGTGTGAACACTTGTGCAAACAATACAGTATTATGTAAGTtgtctattttgattttttcaaAGAggagttgtttttaaataaggatggatggatggatagatagatagatagatagatagataatccaAAAGACATTTCCGGATTGTGTTTTGTAATCAAATCAATCGTGACTCTGGGGGAGATTTTGAGAGGCGCTACCCAGGGGGGGAGGAGGGGATTGATCATGCCTGCCAACGCCTTCAGCGTGAACCCACGCGGCGTCAGCAGCTTTACGTGAATACAGCCTCCACGCTGTCCAATGAGCACGCtccgtcgtgttttttttttctttcttttctttatttgttaTCTTCCCTTCGCTTCCACGGGGCCATGATGTCTGCTCCACAGTACTCCAGTCAGCAGCCTGCCTCCTCCTACCGCGTCGACACACGGACACGCCGCTAGGGCTACTAGCCGTAGTACGTGCGCACGTAGTGGAAGAGGCAGCTTTGTGTGTGCCGGCCCACTGACTGACAATTGGCGTGTACTGTACCCACTCCAAAAGAAGATGCACCCCCCGCCGTGACCTccgcttcctcttcttcctccatcCGATTGTACCGAAATTCGCTAAATGGGATTCGCCAGCGTTTCCACAGCAACGTGCAGTTATTCGCCAAATGAGGACGAGCGAGAGGAATTATTAACACGTCTCTGATTTGTGTCGGGCTTGATCTCAAGGGGGGGAAAgaaaaggtaagtgcatttgtattattgcgGCCATTTGATTGTCTTATTTAAAAAGCGAGCCACTGCGTATTTTCTCCCCCGAACGTGGTGTGAGCGTCCATTCACTCGGCCGGTTCCATTCAAAGCAAGCCGAGGGGCCACAAACGTTTGTTGTCGTGCATCCGACATCCCCCCGCCCCCCCGACACAATAAAAGCGACGCCTATCGGACGAAATATCACGCTTGGCCGTGCTCCCAACGTTTATTTCATGGCGAGGAAAAAACAatgtggaaaacaaaacaaaaaacaaggcaacaaacaTTGAAATTCAAAATGGAGCAGCACCTGTTTCGACTCATCTGGCCGAATAAGCCTCGGCAGCACTTTCACTCAGTACCTCTCCACCCCCTATTAATTTAACCCCGCTTCCCTTCATGTTCTGGAATGTTGTGTCCCTATGTAATATtattctgtttttaaaaaaaaattccaattgCAACCCCCACATCTAGTATGTCATTTTGACAGCTGTTACTCCGGCTGGCAGCTCGCACCCCACCCCTTCTTCACCAACAACTGGCTTGTGTTGGAAATCGCTCCCTTTACACTAACACGCTTCCCCCAATGTGTAGTCATCACATAGGTTATCCTCTATTTAGGGTCCTCATGTCGCCTACAATGCAGCTGGAACAGTAGTGAATACGATGATCACTTGAAaagcagttttatttatttatttatttaacaatatTCAGGATATTCTTGTTTGATTTTTGCCACAACACAAATGAATGACTTGTAGCACTAAAATATGTCAGAAAAGTTCTAGGACTGCTGTCGCAAAAGATGTACAGTGGCGCCTAGTGATGCGACGGACCCAGcgaaaggttgttgtttttttttcgagatACGAGCAGTTGTGagaggcatattttttttaatttgccagATAGTAAATAATTGTTCCCGAAAAAAGGCTTCAAGCTGTTCCGCTCCTTGCTTGCTGATGCTACCGTCAAACTAGCTTTACCTTAGTAAAGTGTGCCtagcttaaagaggaagtcaagctCAAATTTGTTTTTACGATTACAGTACATGGTCTATCCCACTAGTCATtgtattctgattaacattgtgtttgtggaacatgaactacgcatgacatcacagtggctaAGGTCTCaccttgcgaatgtcacatgagcaAACCCAAAGAACAGGTGAGCTACCTGCACCTTTAGAGGCACCGTGACGTCatattcagtcgacaacaagtacaaggcaaaatggcaGACCCCTAAAATTGATACAAAAATGGGCGGACTTTTCTGCTTTATTCATAATCTGCTTGTACAAATggagtattaatcagaatacaagTGGGAGTACGTAgaacatagatttttttttttttaaactttactttCCCCTTAACggtaacaaacaatgcaaaatagCACAGATGGTCTGACGAATGGCATTGTTGTAATGCTGTTATAACAGCACATGTTATGGTGATACAGTTAACAATAATCACAGGATTCACGGAAAGCTACTTCATAGAGTCCACTATACAGTATATTCTAAACACCACTAtggtgtaagttttttttttagtgtacttGTTGGTGAACTGTATAATCAATCACTGTATGGTGATTAGGGAGTTGAGAATGAGTGACTGATTCCGAACACAGCCACGATAATCCTATGGGACGAAGAATTAAAATGATGATTCAAATCCAtttacatgtactttttttggtTGGCATTTGGAAGAGTTCCAGCTCATTTGCATGAAAGGAAAGCGGATTCGGGATGAGGCTGTGAATGAGATGTGTGAATCAGCGGAGGATTGTGAGGGTGGGGCGGCGGGACACAACATTGGGCTTGTTACCTTTGGATAACCTTTTAGAGTTGAGAGGAATTAAGTAGTACGAGTGTTTGTTTCTCTCCCATTTTTGGCTGTTGATTAACATAGAAGTGTACAGTACATTTATGAGGGAGAACAGTCAGTCATTAGCCCACTTTAAACTgcctgtaaggctttttttttttttcctatgacGCTGTTCAGAATGGGGGTGCGAAGGTGACCGGGCAATTTTCTGTCTTGTAGGGATGACATTTGTTTTGTATTCTTTACACTGCCTGGTCAAgccttattttttaaacacctttcaTGTTAGGTATAAACGGCACTCACAATGAATGGGAGATAGAAAGTCAGCTAAGCAATTTTTCCATCATCTGTCAAGTCCTCTTTATGCTCCTTTAAGAGCCCTCTCCTTTTTTTGCTGTGATTTTCTGTATAAATGGCAACAATAATGAATGAGACAGTATTGAGGTGGCTGCATTATACTCGAGTTGCCCCCCTTTACAAGTCATCATTCTATATGAGTGGCAAAGACATAAAACCGGGTCGGTTAAGTCAACCCAGCAAATTTCCGTCTTTAAAAGTAGTATCAGAGCTGTAACAGATGCAGGTAAAGGTCTCCATTTTCAGAGCTGggcaaaacctaaaaaaaaaaaaaaaagtttaaaaatacacagactAAGCAACGACTGAGGCAGGTTTACGTCCGTCGATCGGGGTCAGTACAGACGGTCCTTCTCAGTCCGTCTGTTTAAAATATTCGAGGCTTTGCGTCATTAAGCACACGCCGAAACGTGGGCATCCATCAATGATGGCCCGATGTGACGACAGTTTTGCCCAGCTCTGTTAAATTTCCCCATCTTGTTTCTGTGTCAGATGTGGAATCTGGGCAATTTTTCACCCTCGGTGGTAGTATCAGAGGCAGGTGACTAACTGTAAGAGCCATCTTTATTCCGGATTGTCATCCCATGTAAAGGGCAAGCACACAGAACCGGGGGAAAAAGTCCACCTTCAGCGGTAGTCTCAGAAAtgtaacagttttttttccccccgcgtTACTGTTCTGTAGAAACGGCATTGGCGCGGAATTGGGCAAATTTGATCCAATTTCTCAATTCCTGAGTTAGTAATCAGAGGCAGAGCGACACCTGTCTAGTCCCCTTTACACTAGACCTCACATGGAGTCAAGTGGGACACAaagttaatggcaattttccacCTCCAGAGGTAATATGACAGCTTTAGCAACCTTTGTTGTAGTCGCTTTTCCACTGTCTTTCAGGCTTTTTATGCATCACTATTCTTTATAAACATTCTATACTTGTTCTTAACAAGTCCTGTCAAATATTGACACCCCGGTTCGCACGCTGTCATTTATTTACAAAGAGTGTTGGCACCTCCTCAGCAAACTATCACTCAACCTCCGACCTCCTTCGTAGAATTAGTAACCATTGCACACAGGCGACACTAGCAGCCAAAGCCAGCGCTCACAGATGGTCGGAAAAGGAAGTGTGTTTTAATCAGGCAAATGCCAGCATCCTCTGCCTGTCCAATTCCAATTCTTGACAGGCTGCGAGATAgaactttctaaaaaaaaaaaaaaa
Encoded here:
- the manbal gene encoding protein MANBAL; amino-acid sequence: MSAEMDLSPPQVPEPTFFESLLRYGLFLGAIFQLICILAIIVPASKGHEKEESESTNGKTADPAKKAKGAVPLMRPKSKKESKKKR